The following is a genomic window from Flavobacteriales bacterium.
TAGTCCTGGCGGATCCCATTGAGGTCGAGCTGGGCGTTGAGCAGTTCGTTGCGGCTGTCGAGCAGCTGGTTCTCGGCATCGATCATGGTGGCATTGGCCCGCTGTTCGTTCACGCGGCGGCGCTCCAGCTCCACCATGCTCACCAGGCCTTCCTTGAACTGCTCCTCACCGCGCAGCAGCTGGTCCTTCGCCACCTTGATCTCGGTGCGCGCCGCCACCACCCGGATGCTATCGCTCTGCACCTTCAGGACCGCCTGCTTGATCTTGTTGCGGGCTTGTTCCAGCTTGATGGTGAGCGCGCCGCTCAGGGCGTCGATCTGGGCATCGAGGCTGTTCACCTTTTCGGCGTAGCTGCGGGCCGTGGCCTCCTTGGCGAAGATCTGTTCCTGGGTGCGGTCCAGCAGCTTGGGGTCCATGTACTCGGGCCTCACTTCGCTCAATCGGAGGATGGTGTCGCCTTGTTCCACCAGCTGGCCTTCCTGCACGTACCATTGCTCGATGCGTCCGGCGATGATGCTCGGGATGGTCTGCGGACGCTGTTGGGGCGCCAGGCTGGTGACCACGCCGCGTGCGCGGATGTTCTGGGTCCACGGCAGGAACAGGCCGGTGATGAAGAGCACGAGAGCGAGCGCGGTGAGACGGCCGAAGAACTTGCCGGCGCGTGCGGGCAGCACTTTGCGGAACGACTCGAAGCTGGTCCGGTCCAGCTCAGGCGTGGCACACTCGGGGGCGGGAGAGATGTTCAGCATCGCGGATGTGCTCAGGCGTGGCCAAGTTCGTGGAGCCTTCCGTCATCCAGGTGGACATGTCGCTCGCAGCGCGCCTGGACGGAAGGGTCGTTGCTCACGAGCACGAGCGTCCAAGGAGCCCCCCGCGTGGTGAGCTCGTGAAGCAGCGCATCCCGATCGGCCGTATCGAACATGGCCAGGTCATCCTCGATCAGGAGCAGCTTCGGCCGCGAGGCCAGGCATCGAGCAAGGATGACGCGCTTGACGAGCGAGCGCGGTAGGCGCGTGCCGTTCGGGTCCAGTGGGGTCATCAGGCCCAGGGGAAGGCGGGCGATCTGCGCGGCGAGGCCGGTGCGTTCCGAGGCGATCCGCACATCCTCGGTGGTGACCCAAGGTCGGCCCATGGTGATGTTGTCCTGGATGGTCCCACTGAACACCTCGTCCTGGTTCAGGCTGTCGCCCATCATGCTGCGCGCGTGGTCGAGGTCGAGGCTGCCCAGGGGATGACCATCGAGCACGACCGTGCCGGAGGTCGGGCTCACCAGGCCCCCGATCATCTGCAACAGGGTGGTCTTTCCGCTGCCATTGGGCCCACTGAGACAGATCTTCTGGCCCGCGGCGATGGTGAGGTCCACGCCGCCGATCACGTCCTGGCCGGTCCATGGTGACCGGAACGTCACACCGTGGAAGGCGACCTCCATCCCGGCCGCGCCATCGGCCGAAGCGGGGATGTGCACCTGTCCTCCCTGTTCGAGCGGCAGGTCGGTCACGTTCCCGATCTTCTCCAGGGCGGTGAGCACGTCATAGATCGCTTCGATGCTGATGGTGAGCTTCTCCACCGCGGCCATCACCAGCAGGATGATGATCTCCGCGGCGACGAACTGGCCGAGGTTCATCTGTTCGCCCATCACCAGAAGCCCGCCGAGGATCAGCAGGCTCAAGGTGATGATGACCTTGAAGAGCACCATGGCCCCGTACTGCTGCAACAGGACCCTGAAATGGCCGTTGCGCGCAAGGATGTACTTCGACGTGATCTGGTCGGTGCGGTCCAGGGCCAGGTGGGTCCGTCCCGCCAGTTTGAAGGTGTTCATGTTGCGCCCGAGCTCCTCGAGCCAGAAGGCCACCTCATACTTGTACTTCGACTCCTCCAGACTGGTGCGAAGACCGCGCATGCCGGTCCACCGGAAGATGACGTAGAGGAGCGCGACGAGGAAGAGGCCGAAGGCGATGAAGAAGGGGTGGTAGAACGACAGCAACACCAGACTCAGGACGATCTGCAGCGATGCCACGGGCACGTCGATCAGCACCTTGGTGAGGCCTTTCTGGATGGTGAGGGTGTCGAAGAAACGGTTGACGAGCTCTGGCAGGTACCGCCCCTGTACCGCCTCCGAGCGCAGGCGGGGCAGCCGGTAGGCGAAGTCGAAGGCGCTCCGGGCGAACAATCGCTGCTTGATCGTCTCGCCGATGGTGAGCTGCAGGATCTGCATCACGCCGGCGAAGGCGACGCCGATGGTGACGAAGGCGATGAGCACTCCCCAGCTGGTGGCGATCTGCCCCCCGCTGATCAGGTTGATGATGGCCTGAATGCCCAGCGGCAGCGTGAGGTTGATGGCCCCGCTGACCAGCGCGTAGAGGTAGATGTAACCCAGCTCGCGCCGGTCCATGCTCAGAAGGCGCACCAGCCGTTGGAACGGGGTGATCACGGTGCTCATGAGCGGGGGCGGTGGGTGATGGACGACTGGGCGAGGTGGACGAGGAAGTCGGCCGTCCGGTCCTTCCGACCGAACCCGGAAAGCCCCGGGATGTGCTCGTGGAAGAAATGCTGGTCGAGCGAACCCTCGGCGAGGGTGCAGGCCAGGGCGGCCGGGAAGGGATGGTCGCGCCGCACGAGCACGATCAGCTCGCGCAGCCGGTCGCAGAGCCGGCCGAACGAGCTGAAGTGACCGTCGCGCCCACGGGCATCGACCTCCTTCACCAGGTAGGCCTTCGGGCTTTCGGCCTTGGCGATGCGGTACAGCGCGCGAAGGTCGACATGGCCGAAGGCCCCGCGCTCCTCCACGGGCTCGGCCAGGGAGCGGATGGCACGCTCCAGGAGCTGCTTCGGGTCCGGGATGTTGGCCGTGTCGAACACGAGCTTGTACTCCCGCCAGCTCCAGTACCATCCGATGAGGTAGACGAGGAGGAGGTGCTTGTTCTCGAAGTAGCGGTAGATGGAGCTCTCGGCGGTCCCGAGCGCCTGGGCCAGCTTGGCGAAGGTCAATCGCTCGAACCCGAGCTCATCGATCAGGGCGATCGAGCGCTCGATGATGCGCCGGCCGAGATCGGTGGTGGACGGATCCTTCAGGAACACACGTTCCTGGACGTGCATGTCGAGCTGGGCAAGTCGTTGCATCGGGGTGTGATGTGGACAGTCAGCTATCAACGAACGTGCCAAAACTATTGTTCACGAAATAAATACAAGTGATACTGATAGTAATACTATCGAACTATGGGTCGTTGTACGACACGCGGTAGATCCGATCGGTTGCATCGTCGCTGATGAGCACGCTCCCATCGGGGGCCTCCAGCACGTCCACCGGCCGGCCCCAGGCGCTGCTGCCATCCAGCCAGCCGTCGGCGAAGACCTCCGTGCGGGCGGTGCCGTCGGGTCGGGGAAAGGCGGCCACCACCCTGTAGCCCACCGGGGTGCTGCGGTTCCAGCTGCCATGCTCGGCGATGAGGATCGCGCCCCGGTATTTCGGCGGGAAGGAGGTGCCCGTCAGGAAGCACATGCCCAATGGGGCGACATGGGCGCCAAGACGGGCGGCAGGGGCGGTGAAGCTGCTGCAGGGCCGCTGGTCACCATATTCAGGATCGGGGACGTCGCCTGCATGGCAGTACGGATAGCCGAAGTGCAGACCTCGGGTGTCCAACCGGTCCAGTTCGCAATCCGGAGCGTCATCTCCCATCCAGTCGCGCCCGTTATCGGTGAACCAGAGCTCCCCGGTCCCGGGCCGCCAGTCGAACCCCACGGTATTGCGCACGCCATGAGCCTCGATGCGCAGGTCCTTGCCGTCCGCCGTCATGCTCGTGATCGTCGCGAACAGGCTGTCCTCGCTCAGGCAGTTGTTGCAGGGAGCGCCCACCGGCACGTACAACCGGTCATCGGGACCGAAGGCGATGAACTTCCATCCGTGGTGGTCCTCTGCAGGGAACATCTGCGGCAGCACAATAGGCGCCGGTGGGTCCTCCAGGCGGTCTTCGATCGAGTCGTAACGAAGGATCCGGTCCACGGCGGAGACATAGAGCGATCCTTTGCGGAAGGCCACGCCCGCCGGCATCCGCAGGTCCCTGGCAATGATGCGATGGATGTCAGCCTGTCCGTCCCGGTCCGTGTCCGTCAGCGCATGAACCACCCCTTCGGCCCGACTTCCCACGAAGAGGGTGCCCCGATCCCCCCAACACATGGCCCTCGCGTTGGTCACGCCTTCGGCGAACACGCCGATCCCGAAGCCTTCGGGCAGCTTGATGCGTGCAAGCTCCGGCGGGCCGGAGCGGATGGTCGGCGCACAGACTCCTCCAAAAAGCAGCCAGCCGGAGCAGATGACGACGAGCGTGCCGGTGCCTCGTGGGCTCATTCCGTGACGGTTGACGGGACGATGAGCAGGGGAGTGCGGGTGGCGGCCAGGACCTGTTGGCAGACGCTGCCCACGAAGAGCCGATGCAGGGCTCCGTGTCCGTGGGATCCCAGAACAACAAGATCGGCATTGATGCGTGAAGCCTGGTCCAGGATGGTGGCCACAGTGGGGCCTTGGACGAGCAATGCCCGGGCGTCGACACCATGGGCGGAGCGATCCAGGGCGATTTGTTGCAGTTCCTGATGCTCATCGCGCAGTTCGTGCGCGCGCTGATCACGGATATGCTGCGGGCCGGGTTCGAAGCCGACCAGGTCCGGATCCGGAGCGGCCACATGAACGATCCACAAGGTGGTCTGGTGAACGAGGGCCAGATCACCGGCGATGCGCAGGACCTCGTGTGAGATGGG
Proteins encoded in this region:
- a CDS encoding PQQ-dependent sugar dehydrogenase, with product MSPRGTGTLVVICSGWLLFGGVCAPTIRSGPPELARIKLPEGFGIGVFAEGVTNARAMCWGDRGTLFVGSRAEGVVHALTDTDRDGQADIHRIIARDLRMPAGVAFRKGSLYVSAVDRILRYDSIEDRLEDPPAPIVLPQMFPAEDHHGWKFIAFGPDDRLYVPVGAPCNNCLSEDSLFATITSMTADGKDLRIEAHGVRNTVGFDWRPGTGELWFTDNGRDWMGDDAPDCELDRLDTRGLHFGYPYCHAGDVPDPEYGDQRPCSSFTAPAARLGAHVAPLGMCFLTGTSFPPKYRGAILIAEHGSWNRSTPVGYRVVAAFPRPDGTARTEVFADGWLDGSSAWGRPVDVLEAPDGSVLISDDATDRIYRVSYNDP
- a CDS encoding universal stress protein; this translates as MKNILAAIDLSPISHEVLRIAGDLALVHQTTLWIVHVAAPDPDLVGFEPGPQHIRDQRAHELRDEHQELQQIALDRSAHGVDARALLVQGPTVATILDQASRINADLVVLGSHGHGALHRLFVGSVCQQVLAATRTPLLIVPSTVTE
- a CDS encoding ATP-binding cassette domain-containing protein → MSTVITPFQRLVRLLSMDRRELGYIYLYALVSGAINLTLPLGIQAIINLISGGQIATSWGVLIAFVTIGVAFAGVMQILQLTIGETIKQRLFARSAFDFAYRLPRLRSEAVQGRYLPELVNRFFDTLTIQKGLTKVLIDVPVASLQIVLSLVLLSFYHPFFIAFGLFLVALLYVIFRWTGMRGLRTSLEESKYKYEVAFWLEELGRNMNTFKLAGRTHLALDRTDQITSKYILARNGHFRVLLQQYGAMVLFKVIITLSLLILGGLLVMGEQMNLGQFVAAEIIILLVMAAVEKLTISIEAIYDVLTALEKIGNVTDLPLEQGGQVHIPASADGAAGMEVAFHGVTFRSPWTGQDVIGGVDLTIAAGQKICLSGPNGSGKTTLLQMIGGLVSPTSGTVVLDGHPLGSLDLDHARSMMGDSLNQDEVFSGTIQDNITMGRPWVTTEDVRIASERTGLAAQIARLPLGLMTPLDPNGTRLPRSLVKRVILARCLASRPKLLLIEDDLAMFDTADRDALLHELTTRGAPWTLVLVSNDPSVQARCERHVHLDDGRLHELGHA
- a CDS encoding TetR/AcrR family transcriptional regulator → MQRLAQLDMHVQERVFLKDPSTTDLGRRIIERSIALIDELGFERLTFAKLAQALGTAESSIYRYFENKHLLLVYLIGWYWSWREYKLVFDTANIPDPKQLLERAIRSLAEPVEERGAFGHVDLRALYRIAKAESPKAYLVKEVDARGRDGHFSSFGRLCDRLRELIVLVRRDHPFPAALACTLAEGSLDQHFFHEHIPGLSGFGRKDRTADFLVHLAQSSITHRPRS
- a CDS encoding biotin/lipoyl-binding protein, producing MLNISPAPECATPELDRTSFESFRKVLPARAGKFFGRLTALALVLFITGLFLPWTQNIRARGVVTSLAPQQRPQTIPSIIAGRIEQWYVQEGQLVEQGDTILRLSEVRPEYMDPKLLDRTQEQIFAKEATARSYAEKVNSLDAQIDALSGALTIKLEQARNKIKQAVLKVQSDSIRVVAARTEIKVAKDQLLRGEEQFKEGLVSMVELERRRVNEQRANATMIDAENQLLDSRNELLNAQLDLNGIRQDYRDKLSKAESEKYASLSQMYTTEGEVTKLQNDFANYSVRSGFYYITAPQRAYITKAVRQGLGETVKEGEPLVTLMPARFDLAVELYVRPMDMPLIRTGSTVRFMFDGWPSIVFSGWPNTSYGTFGGRVVAIDNSISPNGKYRILIGPDPEDTAWPEALRVGSGAIGFALLQDVPIWYELWRQLNGFPPDLYLEPSTPSNSSSNRPGTASAEASK